The Nitriliruptor alkaliphilus DSM 45188 genome includes a region encoding these proteins:
- a CDS encoding ABC transporter permease: protein MNRGAVWAIARKDLLTVVRNRGVRTPLIVAPFVILVLLPLLLVGASTILVGAVPEAMDVTDSPIGGLLDPSVQEQVLGGRAATGEAAYAIFVLEVFLAPLFLLVPLITATVIAADSFAGERERGTLEALLHTPTTDRELLTAKFLAAWIPAVTVALVGFFAYSLLANGLTASAIGSIWFPTVTWLILALFVTPALAALGLGVMVIASSRVKSLQAAHQVGSLMVLPVLVLLIAQITGTLLLSPTLVAVMGVLIWAAAAACLTLGAGSLRRQRLAASM from the coding sequence GTGAACCGCGGCGCCGTCTGGGCGATCGCCCGCAAGGACCTGCTGACGGTCGTGCGCAACCGGGGCGTGCGCACGCCGCTGATCGTCGCGCCGTTCGTGATCCTGGTGCTGCTGCCGCTGCTGCTGGTGGGTGCCAGCACGATCCTCGTCGGTGCGGTACCGGAGGCCATGGACGTCACCGATTCCCCCATCGGTGGCCTGCTGGACCCGTCGGTCCAGGAGCAGGTCCTCGGGGGGCGGGCGGCAACGGGAGAGGCCGCCTACGCCATCTTCGTCCTCGAGGTGTTCCTCGCGCCGCTGTTCCTGCTGGTCCCGCTGATCACCGCGACGGTCATCGCCGCGGACTCGTTCGCCGGTGAACGTGAGCGCGGGACCCTCGAAGCGCTGCTGCACACGCCCACGACCGACCGTGAGCTGCTGACCGCCAAGTTCCTGGCCGCGTGGATCCCCGCCGTCACGGTCGCGCTGGTCGGGTTCTTCGCCTACAGCCTGCTGGCCAACGGGCTGACCGCCAGCGCCATCGGCAGCATCTGGTTCCCGACGGTGACGTGGCTGATCCTCGCGCTGTTCGTCACGCCGGCGCTGGCGGCCCTGGGCCTCGGCGTGATGGTCATCGCCTCCAGCCGGGTGAAGTCCTTGCAGGCGGCCCACCAGGTCGGTTCCCTGATGGTCCTGCCGGTCCTGGTGCTGCTGATCGCCCAGATCACCGGCACGCTGCTGCTCAGTCCGACCCTCGTCGCGGTCATGGGCGTGCTCATCTGGGCGGCGGCCGCTGCCTGTCTGACGCTCGGGGCAGGCTCCCTACGCCGTCAGCGCCTGGCCGCGTCGATGTGA